From the genome of Nitrospirota bacterium, one region includes:
- a CDS encoding glycosyltransferase family 2 protein — MNTVSLIIVNYNGLHLLPECLESLRLQTFRDFEIIIVDNASRDGSGKYIAANFPEVKRILLPLNIGFGGANNEGLKQAHGEFIALLNNDAEADRDWLRNLVDAMAKNPAVGICASKMLVHGTQVIDSAGDGFSTNLKGFKRGEGQSADQYSQEEYVFGACAGAALYRKKMLDEIGFFDESFFLLHEDTDLNLRAQLAGWKVLYVPAARVFHKVRSSIGDMSDLAIYYSLRNSELVRLKNIPAGLFLRCSAAWIIGIIADFFFFAVRYRKLKLYVQAKADVLKSLRLIGGSRKKIMKLKKADVCYLHRIMTPLWSREFFRQKAGKFFRRQRDHEG, encoded by the coding sequence TTGAATACGGTCTCCCTTATAATCGTAAATTACAATGGTCTGCACCTTCTGCCGGAATGCCTTGAGTCGCTCCGTCTTCAAACCTTCAGGGATTTCGAAATAATTATTGTTGATAACGCATCCCGGGATGGGTCAGGAAAATACATCGCAGCGAACTTTCCGGAAGTAAAACGTATTTTGCTGCCCCTGAATATCGGCTTTGGCGGAGCCAACAATGAGGGGTTGAAACAGGCGCACGGGGAATTTATTGCGCTGCTCAATAATGATGCTGAGGCAGACAGGGACTGGCTGCGAAACCTTGTTGATGCGATGGCAAAGAACCCGGCGGTTGGAATTTGTGCTTCTAAAATGCTCGTTCACGGAACCCAGGTGATTGACAGCGCAGGGGATGGATTTTCAACGAACCTGAAGGGTTTCAAACGCGGGGAAGGGCAGTCCGCTGATCAATATTCACAAGAAGAATATGTATTTGGCGCCTGTGCCGGTGCCGCCCTTTACCGGAAAAAAATGCTGGATGAAATCGGTTTTTTTGATGAGAGTTTTTTTCTGCTCCATGAGGATACCGATCTGAACCTGCGTGCCCAGCTTGCCGGGTGGAAGGTTCTCTATGTCCCTGCCGCGAGAGTATTTCATAAGGTCAGATCATCGATTGGAGACATGAGTGATCTGGCAATCTATTATTCGCTCCGCAACAGCGAACTGGTCAGGCTCAAGAATATCCCTGCCGGTCTATTCCTTAGATGCTCCGCTGCCTGGATTATCGGAATAATTGCAGATTTTTTCTTTTTTGCGGTAAGATACCGAAAGCTAAAACTCTATGTACAGGCTAAGGCCGACGTTTTAAAGAGCCTGCGTCTTATCGGCGGTTCGAGAAAAAAAATAATGAAATTAAAAAAAGCAGATGTATGCTATTTGCACCGCATTATGACGCCGCTCTGGAGCAGGGAGTTTTTTCGTCAGAAAGCCGGGAAGTTTTTCAGGCGGCAACGCGATCATGAAGGGTAG
- a CDS encoding PIG-L family deacetylase produces the protein MSMIIAESDIIPYHPTSPPGNRVLILAPHPDDETLGCGGAIRLYAESKKDIKVVFLTSGDKADPANHLSRIVHNETHITDYSFMREKEAVNALNVLGVPHSDYEFLRFPDRGLAENYREASEMLVQIAGDFRPDIIYSPSMIELNPDHRAAASLSLDLQRARASRHDRVGVVFYEVSTPLRPNMLVDITSVFRKKMKAIKKYRSQLRLIDYLGHMTALNTFRSLTVQQAGYIEAFWIVAQSLTPEEIKKWLGYADIISSPETSQ, from the coding sequence GTGTCGATGATCATTGCTGAATCAGATATCATTCCATATCACCCGACTTCTCCCCCCGGCAACAGAGTGCTGATTTTGGCGCCGCATCCTGATGATGAAACCCTTGGATGCGGAGGGGCCATCAGACTCTATGCGGAATCCAAGAAGGATATCAAAGTTGTATTTCTGACGAGCGGGGACAAAGCAGACCCTGCCAATCATCTGTCTCGTATTGTCCACAATGAAACGCATATCACGGATTATTCATTCATGAGGGAAAAAGAGGCCGTGAATGCGCTGAACGTTTTGGGTGTGCCTCATTCTGATTATGAATTTCTGAGATTTCCCGACAGAGGGCTTGCAGAAAATTACCGTGAGGCCAGTGAAATGCTTGTGCAGATCGCAGGGGATTTCAGGCCGGATATCATTTATAGCCCCTCGATGATCGAACTGAATCCCGATCACAGGGCTGCTGCGTCCCTTTCATTGGATTTACAGCGGGCGAGGGCCTCACGGCATGACCGCGTTGGGGTGGTATTTTACGAGGTGTCAACGCCGTTAAGGCCAAACATGCTGGTGGATATTACCTCCGTCTTCAGAAAGAAAATGAAGGCCATAAAAAAATATCGATCTCAGCTGAGGCTGATAGATTATCTCGGTCACATGACCGCATTAAATACCTTCAGGTCGCTCACGGTGCAACAGGCCGGCTATATTGAGGCTTTCTGGATTGTCGCGCAATCTTTAACGCCTGAAGAGATAAAAAAGTGGTTGGGCTATGCGGACATTATTTCTTCGCCGGAGACTTCACAATAG
- a CDS encoding glycosyltransferase family 4 protein: MNILYVVHDFFPRFYGGTERYVLNIAKQMQRMGHSATVLTYGIEDPPESFEVLQSGLLCKKYVYEGVPVMSVRHRTIPAEIGFVIDDEPMEQAIAEVIRGKNFDVMHIAHPMRMACCYRAARNLGILVVFTLTDFWLLCPRGRFFKPDYSLCNSPEKGLKCVRECGVSESIMKRYEDAKRMFESVDVLLSPSKFLIENYKSHGWDRQILHINHGVDYANVRPLPPKDGAARTVSFGYTGVVTRFKGVDLLLKSFREVRSPDITLKIYGNCVWDTEFNAELSRAVEEDTRIQLMGKYEHGQLPQVMSEIDVVVVPSTTLESYGLVVVESMAYGIPVIASDIVGSAYEYIRDGENGFVFSVGRPDTLKLIIEKISNNPSLIEDMKKKVFSPPRIEEEAFMVESVYRKSLS, encoded by the coding sequence ATGAATATCCTTTATGTTGTACACGATTTTTTCCCGAGGTTTTATGGAGGAACAGAGCGGTATGTTCTTAACATTGCAAAACAGATGCAGCGCATGGGACATTCGGCAACGGTATTGACGTATGGCATAGAGGATCCTCCTGAAAGCTTTGAGGTGCTCCAGAGCGGCCTCCTCTGCAAAAAGTATGTCTATGAGGGTGTTCCGGTCATGTCGGTAAGACACCGAACCATTCCGGCTGAAATCGGCTTTGTGATTGATGACGAGCCCATGGAACAGGCTATCGCAGAAGTTATTCGCGGCAAGAATTTTGACGTAATGCATATAGCACATCCGATGAGAATGGCCTGCTGCTACCGGGCTGCCAGAAATCTCGGTATTCTTGTGGTATTTACTCTGACGGATTTCTGGCTTCTGTGCCCCCGGGGACGTTTCTTCAAGCCGGACTACTCCTTATGCAATTCTCCTGAAAAAGGCTTGAAATGCGTCCGTGAGTGCGGCGTAAGTGAGTCCATTATGAAACGATATGAAGACGCAAAGAGGATGTTTGAAAGTGTTGATGTCCTTCTTTCTCCTTCAAAATTTCTGATCGAAAATTATAAGTCACATGGCTGGGACAGGCAAATACTGCATATTAACCATGGGGTGGATTATGCCAATGTCAGACCGTTGCCGCCTAAAGACGGAGCCGCCAGAACTGTTTCATTCGGGTACACCGGTGTTGTTACCAGGTTTAAGGGCGTTGACCTGCTGCTGAAGTCTTTCCGGGAGGTGCGGTCTCCTGACATAACCCTGAAAATTTACGGCAACTGTGTATGGGATACGGAATTCAATGCAGAGCTCTCCCGTGCCGTAGAAGAGGATACACGAATACAACTGATGGGAAAGTATGAACACGGTCAGCTACCTCAGGTAATGAGTGAGATAGATGTCGTGGTCGTCCCGTCAACGACGCTGGAAAGCTATGGACTTGTGGTCGTAGAAAGCATGGCATACGGGATACCGGTTATTGCTTCCGATATTGTGGGCAGCGCGTATGAGTATATACGCGATGGCGAAAACGGCTTTGTTTTTTCGGTAGGCCGGCCGGATACGCTTAAACTGATTATCGAAAAGATCAGCAATAACCCCTCCCTTATTGAAGACATGAAGAAAAAGGTATTTTCCCCTCCCCGGATTGAGGAAGAAGCATTTATGGTTGAGTCTGTCTACCGAAAGAGTTTGTCCTGA